The Miscanthus floridulus cultivar M001 chromosome 7, ASM1932011v1, whole genome shotgun sequence genome includes a region encoding these proteins:
- the LOC136465749 gene encoding uncharacterized protein, with translation MVYGDSTLVINQLNKDWSCSSEKMDAYYAKIRKLEGKFYGIEYHHVVRDQNQPADQLSKIGSSRAVVPSRVFVQDLLVPSIKEEKEVEEVPPAEQLVLAVPSSVTDWREQFIKYLTNSKVPADKTDTECLIHQSKHYVLVDGNLMRKSAKEGVLQKCVPQDEGVKLLHEIHSGSCGNHAASRNLVGKAF, from the coding sequence atggtgtatggaGACTCcactctggttatcaaccagctcaacaaagattggtcgtgttccagtgagaagatggacgcatactatgccaaaatcaggaagcttgaagggaagttctatggtatcgagtaccaccatgtggtacgagatcaaaatcaaccaGCCGACCAGCTCTCAAAAATAGGTTCGTCTCGCGCCGTGGTTCCATCGAGGGTCTTCGTGCAAgatctcctggtgccatccattaaagaagaaaaggaagttgaggaggttccccctgccgagcagttggtacttgcggtgccTTCGTcggtcaccgattggagggagcaattcatcaagtacctcaccaactctaaagtacccgccgacaagaccgACACTGAATGCCTAATCCACCaaagtaagcactacgtgttggtagacggtaacttgatgaggaagagtgccaaggaaggggTATTGCAGAAGTGCGTCCCTCAAGACGAAGGAGTGAAGCTGCTTCACGAAATTCATTCTGGTTCttgtggcaatcatgcggcctcgagaaacttggttggcaaagctttctga
- the LOC136463601 gene encoding uncharacterized protein has protein sequence MYPQMVYHADVRAREKELAAAERGMGCSCAPPLGRMISRFIRKCNGREGRVRYDEGMGMDYAMAYAPAQTCYVQPTTARTVTLATTNARAHADHPDRPHPPRAQATTTTLPGTPFAPAGAPAQRKPKKKKKKHVRFTPSGPVPAGAGATAASGGSAGSAYHHTPPAADPSYSPAPAAHGGYAYGYGRYAPSPLPRWEMLGTPRRHEYFSSEYRWNYPTPVREGIYSIATDANGRLTTIFSEENPNACTIV, from the exons ATGTATCCACAAATGGTGTATCATGCAGATGTGCGGGCGAGGGAGAAGGAGTTGGCGGCGGCGGAGAGGGGGATGGGCTGCTCTTGCGCTCCTCCCTTGGGCAGGATGATATCGAGATTTATCAGGAAGTGCAACG GAAGAGAAGGGCGCGTGAGGTACGACGAGGGGATGGGAATGGACTACGCCATGGCGTACGCTCCCGCGCAGACATGCTACGTGCAACCAACAACTGCGCGCACCGTCACCTTGGCAACCACCaacgcccgcgcccacgccgacCATCCGGATCGTCCACATCCACCACGAGCGCAGGCAACGACGACGACCCTGCCGGGCACGCCGTTTGCACCGGCGGGCGCCCCTGCCCAACgcaagcccaagaagaagaagaagaagcacgtCCGGTTCACGCCTTCCGGGCCGGTGCccgcgggcgcgggcgccacGGCGGCAAGCGGCGGCAGTGCAGGCAGCGCCTATCACCACACCCCGCCGGCGGCCGATCCGTCGTACTCCCCGGCGCCAGCGGCACACGGCGGGTACGCGTACGGGTACGGCCGGTACGCGCCGTCGCCGCTGCCGCGGTGGGAGATGCTGGGCACGCCGAGGCGGCACGAGTACTTCTCCAGCGAGTACCGGTGGAACTACCCGACGCCGGTGCGCGAGGGCATCTACAGCATCGCCACCGACGCCAACGGCCGCCTCACCACCATCTTCAGCGAGGAGAACCCCAACGCCTGCACCATCGTCTGA